tgcacaattggccaaccctcgtccaggtttggccggggtaggcagtcattgtaaataagaatttattctgacttgccaagtttaataaaggttaaacatGTTTTAAATTAGAAATGTTTAAAAAAGACACAATTACCcaatttttgtgtgtgtgtgtgtaaagaaataaaacaacagtaaatagACATTTGAAAAAAAGAGTAGAATGGCTAtgtacagacacctgttagtcaggcttattgaggtagtatgtacatgtatgtatcgttaaagtgactatgcatatgtaacgatgtgaaatggctagctagttagcggtggtgcgcgctactagcatttcaatcggtgacgtcactcgctttgagaccttgaagtagtggttccccttgctctgcaagggctgcagatttgtggagagatgggtaacgatgctaCGAGGTAgactgttgacgtgtgcagagcgtccctggttcgtgcccaggttggggcgaggggacggatgtaaagtctctactgttacacatatatgatgaacaaagagtagcagaagcgtaaaaagaggggttggcgggtggtgggacacaatgcagatagcctggtcagccaatgtgtgggagcactggttggtcaggcCAATTTAGatagtatgtacagtacatgaatgtatagttaaagtgactatgcatataagataaacagagagtagcagcagcgtaaaagaggggttggggggagggggcacacaatgcaaatagtccgtgTAACCATTttgttacctgttcaggagtcttatggcttgggggtaaaaactgttgagaagccttattgtcctagacttggcactccggtaccgcttgtcatgcggtagtagagagaagagtctatgactggggtggctggggacttttttagggccttcctctgacaccgcctggtgtagaggtcctggatggcaggcagctttgccccagtgatgtactgggccgtacgcactaccctctgaagtgccttgcggtcggaggccgagcaattgtcgtaccaggcagtgatgcaaccagtcaggatgctctcgatgttgcagctgtagaaacttttaaggatctcaggacccatgccaaatctttttagtttcctgagggggaatagtctTTGTCATATcctcttcacgattgtcttggtgtgtttggaccaatctagtttgttgttgatgtggacaccaaggaatttgaagctctcaacctgatccactacagccccatcggtGAGAATGGGAACGTGTtctgtgctccttttcctgttgtccacaatcatttccttagtcttagttacgttgagggataggttgttattctggcaccacgtggccaggtctctgacctcctctctataggctgtctcgtcgttattggttatcaggcctaccactgttgtgtcgtcagctaatttaatgatggtgttggagtcgtgcctggtcatgcagtcgtgggtgaacagggagtacaggaggggactgagcatgcacccccggggagctccagtgttgaggatcagcgtggcagatgtcttgctacctaccctcaccacctgggggcgacacgtcaggaagtccaggatccagttgcagagggaggtgtttagtcccaggttccttagcttggtgatgagctttgagggtgctatggcgttgaacgctgagctgtagtcaatgaacagcattctcacataggtgttccttttgtccaggtgggaaagggcagtgtagagtgcaatagagattgcatcatctgtggatctgtttgggtggtaggcaaattggagtgggtctagggtttctgggataatggtgttgatctgagccattaccagcctttcaaagaacttcatggctacggacttgagtgctacgggtctgtagtcatttaggcaggttgcctttgtgttcttgggcacagggactatggtggtctgcatgttggtattatagactcaatcagggacatgttgaaaatgtcagtgaagacacctgccagttggtcagcacatgcccggagcacacgtcctggtaatccgtctggcctcacagccttgtgtatgttgacctgtttaaaggtcgtactcacgtcggctacggagagcgtgatcacacagtcgtccggaacagctgatgctctcatgcatgcctcagtgttgcttgcatcgaagcgagcatagaagtaatttagctcatctggtaggcttgtgtcacttgCCAGCTCgctgctgtgcttccctttgtagtagtttgcaagccctgccacagccGACGAACAtcggagctggtgtagtatgattcaatcttagccctgtattgacgctttgcctgtttgatggtttatcGCAGGGCATAGCGGAATTTCTTGTAAGCTttcaggttagagtcccgcaccttgaaagcggcagctctactctttagctcagtgcgaatgttgcctgtaatccatggcttctggttggggtatgtacgtacagtcactgtggggacgacgtcctcaatgcacttattgataaagccagtgactgatgtggtgtattcctcaatctcgtcggaagaatcccggaacatgttccagtttgtgatagcaaagcagtcctgtagtttagcatctgcttcatctgaccatttttttatagaccgagtcagtggtgcttcctgctttaatttttgcttgtaagcaggaatcaggaggatagagttgtggtcagatttaccaaatggagggcgagggagagctttgtctctgtgtgtggagtacaggtgatctagaattttcttccctctggttgcacatttaacatgttgatagagatttgctagagctgatttaagtttccctgcattaaagtctccggccaccaggagtgccgcctctgggtgagtggtttcatgtttgcttatttccttatacagctgactgagtgcggactaagtgccagcatctgtctgtggtggtaaataaacagccacgaaaagtatagctgagaactctctaggcaagtagtgtggcctgcagtttatcacaatatgctctacttcaggcgagcaaaatctagagacttccttagatttcgtgcactagctgttgtttacaaatatgcacagactgccacccctcgtcttaccggagtgtgctgttctatcttgctggTGCAGCGTATTTCCCGCTAGCTGAACAtgcatgtcgtcattcagccacgattccgtgaaacatgggatattacagttttgatgtcctgttggtaggatattcatgatcgtacctcgtctagtttattgtccaatgactgcacgttggcgagtaatattgacagTAACGGCAGCGTTCCTAGTTGTCTTCTGCCGGTCCGGACGAGGCATCTGGCTCTTTGTCCTCTGCGCCACTTCCTTTTGTGAGTAATTGGGATGTCTGCCTTGTGGGGTGTTTAGAGAATatcgtgtgagtcctgcttgttgttgttgttgctgaagaAATATTtatctaatccgaggtgagtgatcgctgtcctgatatccagaagctcttttcttctgtaagatacggttgcagaaacattatgtacaaaataatttacaaatatcGCGAAAAGAAACACATAATaccacaattggttaggagaccggCCATCTCCTTCGGCGCTGTGGTCACTTGGCGGGATATGAAATATTATTGAAAAAACAAAGCtgcaaaataaaattaaaaataatagtaacaataataataatcacaacaacaataataacaataaaaataataataacactaataataacaataataataacaataacaacaataatataaCAAATATGTGTAATAATAGCACACTTttcaaaacattttaaaaagctcTCTTAAAAACCTTCAGCCAATGTCAGAGACAAAAGTATTGAAATTAATGTTATGTAAAATAAACTACAGAATAAAGTTGGCTGTTATTGCATTTAAAAGGTAATTAAAACCAAACGTGTACTTTTTATTGAATAGAAACCTCCACTGAGTTCTGAAAGAGGCCTATTCATAGTAGCCTACTCACTGTGGCCATCAGTCAGAGCAATAGTTAGAGAATGCCGATGGGTTTGGAAGCTCTAGAGCCAGCCGCCATTCATTTCCATAGCAACTCCCCCTGTCAAAGCAGTAAAACCTGGAGGGTACcaaaaaaagagggagagaaaaaaaagatagaacgagaaaaagagagaaaaaaaggaccCAGGTGGTTAGTCACTAGCTCTGGACGTAGTTTTGAGTCTAACAGTAAGTACTATAGTGTGGAACTTCAGAGAAGAGGAATGACATGGATCTTTACCACTGGAAAGCTGAATGATTATTGGTCAAATGATGTCTTTTTTCCAGGGTGTTTTAGCAGTGTATTTTTGTGGCTTGGCACACAGGGatatttgtttgtgttgttgaCATGTAGGCCAGTCCTAACTAAAGGGAGTGAGGGGCTGAGCTGTGGGAATGAAAACTGAAGCAACTGTGACCACATGACAATTGACAACAGAGCAGTGAAATATGGTGAgttaatatatataaatataatttaTAATGATGAGTGACTTTATGGATGAAATATGGATTATGATTTTCAAGAACAACTTTATGTCGAGAGAGCTACAGGTATCCAAAAAACTTAAGAGGTCGTAGAAAAGGAACAcagattattatatatttttttaaataaggtATGTGGTTGAAGAATTTGTGCACTGGAGTGCCTGGACCTGGCAATTTGTCAACCATGTAAACATTTTGGGGAGATTTGATTGTTCCTGTTTaatgtattatgttttattataaCAGAGTGGCTTTGATTTGACTAACTTACTGCTATTGACTAACTTACTGCTATTGACTAACTTACTGCTATTGACTAACTTACTGCTATTGACTAACTTACTGCTATTGACTAACTTACTGCTATTGACTAACTTACTGCTATTGACTAACTTACTGATATTGACTAACTTACTGCTAATGACTAACTTACTGCTATTGACATTACTTTGATTTAGTTACCTAAAGTACAACTATCTTATTTCCTAACTAACTTCtcttgtgtgcgtgtgcgtgtgcatgtgtgtgtgtgtgtgtttcagagtggGGGTTACGACGTGGACCTGTTTGTGGACGGTCCAGACTATGACCTGCTCTGCACCATCTGTAGAGCTGTCCTGAGGTGTCCTGTCAGAGTGGCCTGTAACCATGTCTTCTGCAAGACCTGCATCCTACAGTGGCTCAGGAGGTACAGTACACTGGGTCATTTCCTCAGTTTAGGACACACTGTAGGTAGAAGGAATATTGTAACCATAACTGGTTATTCATTAGAAAAGACAGTAGCTGTATTATTATGAAAGATAGGAAGCCACATCTCACTGGACACACACCGGTTGAATCAACGCtgtttccacgtaatttcaattaaatggaaccaacatggaatagacgttgaatttaCATCTGTGTCCAGTGGGATGTGTTTCTAGAACACAAGATTCTGATTTTGGTACGTTTTCACAGTGCTGAAAGATGATTACCATCTAGTTTCTTCAGGTTTTCGACTGTAGAAATGATCCTTTCAAAGTGTAAAATGAATGTTATTGATTCAATTCAGCTCTCTTCTCTAGACAGGAGACATGTCCCTGCTGTAGGAACACTATCAGTCCCAGCTTTATGTTCGTCATGTACAAATTGAGTAAAACTATCAGCCGCCTCAGGATTAAGGTGAGTTATCACCGCCTGATGTTGTTAAATGTTTCTATTACAAAGTAATGGAGTTCATTTCTCTCTGTAAGCAATGTGTGAGGGCCACATAGTGGCAAGGAAATGGGATGTTTCAAGCATAGAGGAACTTTCCCTGTCTCATATGTCATCATGCCTCTTATATTGAATAAATGATTTCTTCATAGATCATTCAAACAACCTTCGGCAATCTTTGACTTTCCCACACTCTTCcacttcttctcctctcttctcctcttcactcttctcttttcccctctaatctctctccttccctctcctctcttctcctcttcactcttctctctcttctcttttcccctctaatctctctccttccctctcctcttcactcttgtctctcttctcttttcccctctaatctctctccttccctctccgctCATCTCTGCTctacccctctcactctcccctgtAGTGTAACAACGAGGGATGCTCAGCCACTTTCCCTCTGTCTGAGGAGTTCCTCCATAGTTCCTCCTGCCAGTTCCAGAGGGTCCCATGCCCCCACCAGGGCTGTGGTTCCTTGGTGCCCCGCTCAGCCCTGGAGGTCCACTCACAGCACTGCCAGCACTGGAGCCAGCTCTGCCCCATGGGCTGTGGTACTCTGCTCACACAGGCCACCCAGCCCCAGCACAACTGCTTCAGGTGGGTGGGTGTTAAAACACTGGGAGTGGGTGGATGTTAAAACACTGGGAGTGGGTGGATGA
This genomic interval from Oncorhynchus keta strain PuntledgeMale-10-30-2019 chromosome 2, Oket_V2, whole genome shotgun sequence contains the following:
- the rnf151 gene encoding RING finger protein 151, encoding MSGGYDVDLFVDGPDYDLLCTICRAVLRCPVRVACNHVFCKTCILQWLRRQETCPCCRNTISPSFMFVMYKLSKTISRLRIKCNNEGCSATFPLSEEFLHSSSCQFQRVPCPHQGCGSLVPRSALEVHSQHCQHWSQLCPMGCGTLLTQATQPQHNCFRQLRQHVEAQRQSHRAIASALRRKMGRMQTAMTHVRRQVALICESLEVMGEGEEEGEGEEGGEVYEGYGEGETTGESNTSSSSSSS